From one Flavobacterium sp. N502536 genomic stretch:
- a CDS encoding GNAT family N-acetyltransferase gives MTIEKANTTDSEILTQITKKSKAYWGYSAEQIQKWEVNLTISPDYIREHDVFKLVKNEVIVGYYSYLFKEDKTVKMDNLFILPEYIGKGFGKYLFLDFLNRMKEAGVRIIQLDSEPNAEGFYSKMGFVKIGAFETSIKNRFMPIMEMKLY, from the coding sequence ATGACGATAGAAAAAGCAAATACAACCGATAGTGAAATTCTAACGCAAATAACCAAAAAGTCAAAAGCTTATTGGGGATATTCGGCAGAGCAAATTCAAAAATGGGAGGTGAATCTTACTATTTCTCCAGATTACATAAGAGAGCATGATGTATTCAAATTGGTAAAGAATGAGGTGATAGTAGGTTATTATTCTTATCTTTTTAAGGAGGATAAGACTGTTAAAATGGATAATTTATTTATCTTGCCTGAATATATAGGAAAAGGTTTTGGGAAATACCTGTTTCTTGATTTCTTAAACCGAATGAAAGAGGCTGGAGTTCGAATCATCCAGCTCGATTCAGAACCAAATGCTGAAGGTTTCTATTCAAAAATGGGGTTTGTGAAAATTGGAGCATTCGAAACTTCAATAAAAAACAGGTTTATGCCTATTATGGAAATGAAATTATACTAA